From a region of the Lactuca sativa cultivar Salinas chromosome 4, Lsat_Salinas_v11, whole genome shotgun sequence genome:
- the LOC128133834 gene encoding kiwellin-1-like, translated as MKNLGFFLFLVLLATTSLEINAQTCKPSGGIRGRKPPPGECNRENNSDCCVQGNFYTTYTCSPPVTGDTKATLTINSFQKGGDGGGPSECDNQYHSDDTPVVALSTGWYKGGDRCHKYITINGNGRSVKAMVVDECDSTMGCDDDHDYQPPCPNNIVDASKAVWKALGVSEDNWGDLDITWTE; from the coding sequence ATGAAGAATTTGGGTTTTTTTCTGTTCTTGGTTCTCCTGGCAACAACTTCATTGGAGATCAATGCTCAGACATGCAAACCAAGTGGTGGTATCCGGGGAAGAAAACCGCCTCCAGGAGAATGCAACCGTGAGAACAACTCGGATTGTTGTGTCCAAGGTAATTTTTACACCACGTATACATGCTCGCCTCCAGTGACAGGCGATACTAAAGCAACACTGACAATAAACAGTTTCCAAAAGGGAGGTGATGGTGGTGGTCCGTCGGAGTGTGACAACCAATACCACTCTGATGACACACCAGTTGTGGCGCTGTCAACTGGATGGTACAAGGGAGGGGATAGGTGCCACAAGTATATTACCATCAATGGAAATGGGAGGAGTGTAAAGGCAATGGTTGTGGATGAGTGTGACTCTACTATGGGGTGCGATGATGATCATGACTATCAACCCCCTTGCCCTAATAATATTGTTGATGCTTCCAAAGCAGTGTGGAAGGCCTTAGGGGTATCCGAGGATAACTGGGGAGATTTGGATATTACCTGGACAGAGTGA
- the LOC128133837 gene encoding kiwellin-1-like yields MKNLGFFLFLVLLATTSLEINAQTCKPSGGIRGRKPPPGECNRENNSDCCVQGKFYTTYTCSPPVTGDTKATLTINSFQKGGDGGGPSECDNQYHSDDTPVVALSTGWYKGGDRCHKYITINGNGRSVKAMVVDECDSTMGCDDDHDYQPPCPNNIVDASKAVWKALGVSEDNWGDLDITWTE; encoded by the coding sequence ATGAAGAATTTGGGTTTTTTTCTGTTCTTGGTTCTCCTGGCAACAACTTCATTGGAGATCAATGCTCAGACATGCAAACCAAGTGGTGGTATCCGGGGAAGAAAACCGCCTCCAGGAGAATGCAACCGTGAGAACAACTCGGATTGTTGTGTCCAAGGTAAGTTTTACACCACGTATACATGCTCGCCTCCAGTGACAGGCGATACTAAAGCAACACTGACAATAAACAGTTTCCAAAAGGGAGGTGATGGTGGTGGTCCGTCGGAGTGTGACAACCAATACCACTCTGATGACACACCAGTTGTGGCGCTGTCAACTGGATGGTACAAGGGAGGGGATAGGTGCCACAAGTATATTACCATCAATGGAAATGGGAGGAGTGTAAAGGCAATGGTTGTGGATGAGTGTGACTCTACTATGGGGTGCGATGATGATCATGACTATCAACCCCCTTGCCCTAATAATATTGTTGATGCTTCCAAAGCAGTGTGGAAGGCCTTAGGGGTATCCGAGGATAACTGGGGAGATTTGGATATTACCTGGACAGAGTGA